Proteins encoded together in one Drosophila subpulchrella strain 33 F10 #4 breed RU33 unplaced genomic scaffold, RU_Dsub_v1.1 Primary Assembly Seq429, whole genome shotgun sequence window:
- the LOC119562360 gene encoding NHL repeat-containing protein 2-like, whose product MIEGIGPLHPLSSPWDVAIFRTRDMDMSFHLDERNVPEKAIVLIFMAGTHQIWGYFPEGIIWWKFRKFEPLCCVALKGNGLEENRNNSYPQNAAFAQPSGLAMANDVLYIADSESSSIRKTSMIDGKVMHVVGGDRNPLNLFAFGDVDGKLFNAKLQHPLGVTYNDANNRLYVAESYNHKIKVIDTDSNNISTLKITSQNKTDLIFNGPAGLCLDTNGQNLLVSDTNNHAIHIIDVATLIAKPFVLDFSQIASTCQTEAPKCLSKKYDDHAIKTLALNLIKTISIHFSLRLSPELNFTKEAPQKWILKTVSQSLKIYPSYGTLLNGMCNLQVQATHHEFSCVNNELFTIEFSLNLCRSNCCLIKRISVSIKCGKTIEEHIPIHNVNIHINQSNINLL is encoded by the exons ATGATCGAG GGTATAGGACCTCTGCATCCTTTATCGTCGCCCTGGGATGTTGCTATATTTCGTACACGGGACATGGATATGTCCTTTCATCTTGATGAACGCAACGTGCCTGAAAAAGCTATTGTGCTCATATTTATGGCTGGCACCCATCAGATTTGGGGCTACTTTCCGGAAGGAATTATTTGGTGGAAATTCCGCAAGTTTGAACCTCTTTGCTGTGTCGCGTTAAAAGGAAATGGTCTAGAGGAGAACCGTAATAATTCCTACCCCCAGAACGCCGCATTTGCACAGCCGTCTGGCCTGGCCATGGCAAACGATGTATTGTACATAGCTGACAGCGAAAGCTCTAGCATACGAAAAACTTCTATGATTGACGGAAAGGTGATGCATGTCGTTGGAGGGGATCGTAACCCACTT AACCTTTTTGCGTTTGGCGACGTTGACGGTAAACTATTCAACGCGAAACTTCAACACCCTCTAGGTGTTACCTATAATGATGCCAATAACAGGCTCTATGTGGCTGAATCTTATAATCATAAAATCAAAGTTATTGACACCgattcaaataatatttctaCCTTAAAAATCACGAGTCAAAATAAAACTGATTTGATATTTAATGGGCCGGCCGGTCTATGCTTGGATACCAACGGTCAGAATTTGCTGGTATCTGACACCAATAACCATGCGATACATATAATAGATGTGGCGACGCTTATAGCAAAACCATTTGTTTTAGATTTTAGTCAAATTGCATCAACTTGTCAAACTGAAGCACCAAAATgtttatcaaaaaaatatgATGACCATGCGATTAAGACCTTAGCTTTAAATTTGATTAAAACAATTTCGATTCATTTTAGTCTTCGACTTTCGCCTGAACTTAACTTTACAAAAGAAGCCCCTCAGAAGTGGATACTAAAAACTGTATCTCAATCACTGAAAATATATCCATCATACGGAACCTTGCTAAATGGAATGTGTAACTTGCAGGTGCAGGCTACTCACCATGAATTCAGCTGCGTCAACAATGAACTATTTACTATTGAATTCTCTTTAAATTTATGTCGCTCAAATTGTTGCCTTATTAAAAGAATTTCTGTATCTATAAAATGTGGTAAAACTATTGAAGAACACATACCTATCCACAATGTTAATATTCATATTAATCAATCAAATATAAACTTgctataa